In a genomic window of Corynebacterium lizhenjunii:
- a CDS encoding sugar nucleotide-binding protein, whose amino-acid sequence MHTEPTAIPGLLRLHLDVHGDNRGWFKENWQREKMLAAGVPDFRPVQQNISFNADRGATRGLHAEPWDKLVSVAAGRVFGAWCDLREGSPTFGQLVTAELGPDTAFFVPRGVANGFQALEDATVYSYLVNDHWSPDAQYSMVNLSAVSWPLPPTQVSAKDLGHPQLADAAPMPPRRILITGANGQLGRALRALLPEAEFCNREQFDVCNPPQRPWKQYEAIINCAAFNDVNGAESDRARAWEVNALAPGRLAAIAAEHNLTLVHVSSDYVFGNPAPAHAKTSGYTEADVPAPLSLYGASKAAGEAAAAGAPRHYIIRTSWVFGDGANFIATMASLARRGATPAVVSDQRGRLTFADDLAAGIVHLLRSGADYGIYNLSCTGDAVGRDEVAMATFIGVGADPAGVTPVTTAQYEELAGPQAPRPAESTLDLSKLEATGFRPRNWRAALALYLARLTP is encoded by the coding sequence ATGCACACCGAACCCACCGCCATTCCCGGTTTATTGCGCCTGCATTTGGATGTGCACGGCGATAACCGCGGCTGGTTTAAGGAAAATTGGCAGCGCGAGAAAATGTTGGCCGCCGGCGTGCCGGATTTCCGCCCCGTGCAGCAGAATATTTCTTTCAATGCGGATCGCGGCGCTACCCGCGGTTTGCACGCGGAGCCTTGGGACAAGCTGGTTTCGGTGGCCGCCGGCCGGGTCTTTGGCGCGTGGTGTGACCTGCGGGAGGGCTCCCCGACGTTTGGCCAGCTGGTCACGGCGGAGCTGGGGCCGGATACCGCTTTCTTCGTTCCCCGCGGGGTGGCTAACGGTTTCCAGGCTTTGGAGGACGCTACGGTCTATTCCTACTTGGTCAATGATCATTGGTCGCCAGATGCGCAGTATTCCATGGTCAATCTGTCTGCGGTGTCCTGGCCGCTGCCCCCCACCCAGGTTTCTGCCAAGGACCTGGGGCATCCTCAGCTTGCCGATGCCGCCCCGATGCCTCCCCGTCGCATCCTCATCACCGGGGCCAATGGGCAGCTTGGGCGCGCTTTACGTGCCCTCCTGCCTGAGGCCGAGTTTTGCAACCGCGAGCAGTTTGATGTCTGTAATCCGCCCCAGCGGCCGTGGAAGCAGTACGAGGCGATTATCAATTGCGCCGCGTTTAACGATGTCAATGGCGCAGAGTCCGACCGCGCCCGCGCGTGGGAGGTTAATGCGTTAGCACCCGGCAGATTGGCGGCGATTGCTGCGGAGCACAATCTGACCCTGGTGCACGTTTCTAGTGATTATGTTTTTGGCAACCCGGCCCCGGCTCATGCGAAGACGTCGGGTTATACGGAGGCTGATGTCCCAGCCCCGTTGAGCTTGTACGGCGCGTCCAAGGCAGCCGGGGAGGCAGCTGCGGCCGGCGCGCCACGCCACTACATTATCCGCACGTCTTGGGTGTTTGGCGATGGCGCAAATTTCATCGCCACGATGGCTTCCCTGGCCCGCCGTGGGGCCACCCCTGCGGTGGTCTCCGACCAGCGCGGGCGGCTCACTTTCGCCGATGATCTGGCGGCGGGCATCGTCCACTTACTGCGTTCGGGGGCAGATTACGGCATTTATAACCTCTCCTGCACTGGCGATGCCGTAGGCCGCGACGAGGTCGCCATGGCTACCTTCATCGGCGTGGGCGCCGACCCAGCAGGGGTCACCCCAGTGACAACCGCCCAGTATGAGGAACTAGCGGGCCCCCAAGCCCCGCGCCCCGCCGAGTCCACCCTTGATTTATCCAAGTTGGAGGCCACTGGCTTTCGCCCGCGCAATTGGCGCGCCGCCCTGGCTCTCTACCTCGCCCGCCTCACACCTTAA
- the rfbB gene encoding dTDP-glucose 4,6-dehydratase, whose product MLVTGGAGFIGANFVHMVARTRPEVSIVVVDKLTYAGNPANLAGLDSARVQLVQADIADAAAMDELVAAADTVVHFAAESHNDNSLRDPAPFVHTNLVGTFTLLEAARRHDVRFHHVSTDEVFGDLELGAATRFSETTPYQPSSPYSATKAGSDHLVRAWVRSFGLRATISNCSNNYGPFQHIEKFIPRQITNILDGRTPKLYGTGAQVRDWIHVDDHNRAVLDILDRGRLGHTYNIGADQPELSNRDVIELICRLMGATDAAGRPIYEHVADRPGHDQRYAMDATKLRAELGWQPAFADFEAGLRQTIEWYTQHPQWWHAAKEATEAAYAAQGH is encoded by the coding sequence ATGCTTGTTACCGGCGGCGCCGGATTCATCGGCGCGAATTTTGTGCATATGGTGGCCCGCACCCGCCCGGAGGTCTCCATCGTGGTGGTGGACAAACTCACCTACGCAGGAAATCCGGCGAACCTGGCTGGCCTAGATTCGGCCCGGGTGCAGCTGGTGCAAGCCGACATCGCAGACGCCGCCGCTATGGACGAGCTGGTCGCCGCCGCGGACACGGTGGTCCATTTCGCCGCGGAGTCCCACAATGATAACTCTCTGCGCGACCCGGCCCCTTTCGTCCACACCAACCTGGTGGGCACCTTCACGCTGCTTGAAGCCGCGCGCCGCCACGACGTCCGCTTCCACCACGTATCTACGGATGAGGTCTTCGGGGACTTGGAGCTCGGCGCCGCCACGCGCTTTAGCGAGACCACCCCGTACCAGCCATCGAGCCCCTATTCGGCCACCAAGGCGGGTTCAGACCACCTGGTGCGCGCCTGGGTGCGCAGTTTCGGCCTGCGCGCCACCATCTCCAACTGCTCCAATAATTACGGACCCTTCCAGCACATTGAGAAGTTCATTCCCCGCCAGATTACGAATATCCTCGACGGGCGCACCCCGAAGCTCTACGGCACGGGCGCGCAGGTGCGCGATTGGATTCACGTCGACGATCACAACCGCGCGGTGCTTGACATCCTCGATCGCGGGCGCCTGGGCCACACGTACAACATCGGCGCTGACCAGCCAGAGCTGAGCAATAGGGACGTCATCGAGCTCATCTGCCGCCTGATGGGTGCCACGGACGCTGCTGGGCGTCCCATTTATGAACACGTCGCCGACCGCCCGGGCCATGATCAGCGCTATGCCATGGACGCCACCAAACTGCGCGCGGAGCTGGGCTGGCAGCCCGCTTTCGCAGATTTTGAGGCCGGCTTGCGCCAGACCATTGAGTGGTACACGCAGCACCCGCAATGGTGGCACGCGGCTAAGGAAGCTACGGAGGCCGCCTACGCCGCCCAGGGCCACTGA